The Leptospira licerasiae serovar Varillal str. VAR 010 genome segment TGACGAGGACCTGGCTGCAAAATACAGGACCGAGATTTTGGAAAAAGGGGGCTCCGAAAACGCAATGGTACTATTCAAACGTTTTCTGGGAAGAGATCCTGAACCGGACGCTCTATTAAAACTCTATGATTTAGTAGCTTGAACCGCTTTAAGAAAGCTTTTTGCGGAAATTTTGAAGCAATTGTTCCGTGCCTGAAAGTAGTAATTCTACTTGGTCGGAATCGATATTATAGACCACATTCGTCTTTAAAGAATCTTTAAAGGCGTTTGCATCTATCGTTTTCTGATCGTAACTATCCTTTAAAAAATTGTACCATCCGGCTAGGATCACTTTTAAGTGAGGAAGTTCTTTGATAGGGACCGAAATGACTTTCTCTGCTTCCATAAAGACACCAGCAGGTTAATTTGCGAACCGAACCAGTCAACCAGATTTTTTGAAACTATGTTTGATCCGAATTTTTCTCATGGAAAAAGGCGGCGCACAAAATTAGAGTTTAGATCCACTCTATTTGCGGAGTCTTTTTAAGGCTTTCATCACGACTGACTTTGGTTTATCCACTTTTACGGCATTCGGATTCTTCATCATCATATCTAGATACTCTTGTAATCCTGTAATTTCTAAGAGAGGATTTGGAGAGATCCAATCCGCAATATGATCGTTTATGATCTGAAAGGTGGCAAACGCGGAACAATCCGCTGCAGTGAATTCTTTTCCTGCGATATAGGGAGAAAATTTTACCACCCTGGAAAGCGCTTTCGCTCCTTTTTGGATAGAGAGTCTTGTGAGTTCTACAGTTTCCGGTGAGATTGTTTTTCCTTCCACGATCGACTCATACAGTCTACGGGCGGGAATATCTATATAATTTTCGATAAAAGATATAATCGTCCGAACTTCGGCTGCTTCGAAAGGATCTGCCGGGATCAAACGTTTGCTATTTGGATAAGCATCATCTAAGAATTCCAGAATCGCTTGGGACTCTACCAGATATTTTCCATCCACTTCTAAATAGGGAATTTTTCCCATTGGGCTTTTTTGTAGGAACTCCTCGTCTTGGGAAAAGCCGGTGCGAATCTCTTCGAACTCCAAACCTTTTTCTAAAAGTGCCAATTTGACCTTATTCGTATAATTGCTGATCGGATAACCGTATAGTTTTATCATAAGAGCCTAGGATCATCCAATTAGAAGCAGGATGGTAAAGTCTTTTTCAAGATAGATAAGAAAGAATGGGAACTTGGATGGATTTTCAATTTCTACTTTCCCGAAAGGAAATCTAAATCTAAAATTGGCAGCGAAAAAAAGAATTTACTCTTTCGAAAAGGAATCTTATCGGATCATGAAAAAAACAGCATTAATTACAGGTGCTAGCGTAGGCATCGGATACGAAATTTCAAAATTGGCCGCTAAAGACGGTTACGATCTTATACTCGTAGCTCGAAATCTCAAGACCTTAAATTCCGTAAAAAAGGAAATGGAAAGTTTAGGAGCGAACGTAGAAGTTCTTTCCGCGGATCTCTCCGATCCCAAGTCCCCTAAAAAAATTTACGATTTCGCCAAAAAGAAAAAAGCGATCGTGGATCTTTTGGTAAATAACGCAGGCTTTGGGACTAACGGAAAATTCCATTCTTTAGATCTGAAAGAAGAATTGGATCTTATCCAAGTGAATGTTACCTCTCTTGTGGAATTAACTCATCTATTTTTGAAAGATATGAGAGAAAGACATGCAGGAAAAATTTTAAACGTAGCTTCCACTGCGGCTTTTCAGCCGGGACCTATGATGACGAACTATTACGCTTCCAAGGCATACGTTCTATTCTTCTCGGAAGGTATTGCGGAGGAAGTCCGTAAAGACGGAGTGAACGTTACCTGTCTTTGCCCTGGTCCTACTAAAACCGAATTTTTTAAAAGAGCGGAAATGGATAAGTCTGCGATCTTGAATAGTTCTCTTGTCCCTAAAGCGGACGCAGCCTATGTGGCAAAGATCGGTTAT includes the following:
- a CDS encoding SDR family NAD(P)-dependent oxidoreductase, whose product is MKKTALITGASVGIGYEISKLAAKDGYDLILVARNLKTLNSVKKEMESLGANVEVLSADLSDPKSPKKIYDFAKKKKAIVDLLVNNAGFGTNGKFHSLDLKEELDLIQVNVTSLVELTHLFLKDMRERHAGKILNVASTAAFQPGPMMTNYYASKAYVLFFSEGIAEEVRKDGVNVTCLCPGPTKTEFFKRAEMDKSAILNSSLVPKADAAYVAKIGYQGVKAGKAVVISGVANKVMAQSVRIAPRFLVRKLAKFLNTVN
- a CDS encoding glutathione S-transferase family protein; its protein translation is MIKLYGYPISNYTNKVKLALLEKGLEFEEIRTGFSQDEEFLQKSPMGKIPYLEVDGKYLVESQAILEFLDDAYPNSKRLIPADPFEAAEVRTIISFIENYIDIPARRLYESIVEGKTISPETVELTRLSIQKGAKALSRVVKFSPYIAGKEFTAADCSAFATFQIINDHIADWISPNPLLEITGLQEYLDMMMKNPNAVKVDKPKSVVMKALKRLRK